In one Thermodesulfobium acidiphilum genomic region, the following are encoded:
- a CDS encoding ABC transporter ATP-binding protein yields MLLEISNVTKQFGGLIAVNDVSMEVNEGEIVSVIGPNGAGKTTLFNCVTGVYTPEKGKILYKKDGVVRNIVGIPAHKIAYLGISRTFQNIRLFKNMTVLENVLVGRHSKLKSKVWEILLTLPAFIREEKESVRLARNLLDFVGLLNRESEISVNLPYGLQRKLEIARALASEPKILLLDEPAAGMNPSETEELIRLIKKIREMGVTIILIEHDMSLVMRLSEKIIVLDFGQKIAEGSPVEIRNNPKVIEAYLGKEEAEIA; encoded by the coding sequence TTGTTACTAGAGATTTCTAATGTTACCAAACAATTTGGAGGGCTTATAGCTGTAAATGACGTTTCTATGGAAGTTAATGAGGGGGAGATAGTTTCTGTTATAGGGCCTAATGGTGCCGGTAAGACAACGCTCTTTAACTGTGTTACAGGTGTGTATACACCAGAGAAGGGGAAGATCCTCTATAAAAAGGATGGGGTGGTAAGAAATATTGTAGGAATTCCTGCTCACAAGATTGCATATCTTGGCATATCAAGAACTTTTCAAAACATCAGGCTTTTTAAAAATATGACAGTTCTTGAAAATGTACTTGTTGGCAGACATTCAAAATTGAAGTCTAAAGTGTGGGAAATACTTTTGACCCTGCCTGCTTTTATAAGAGAAGAGAAGGAAAGCGTAAGACTTGCAAGAAACCTATTAGATTTTGTGGGTTTGTTAAATAGAGAATCGGAGATCTCAGTAAACTTGCCATATGGACTTCAAAGAAAGCTTGAGATAGCAAGAGCTTTAGCATCTGAACCGAAGATACTTTTACTTGATGAGCCTGCTGCAGGAATGAATCCGTCAGAGACTGAAGAACTTATAAGGTTAATTAAAAAGATTAGAGAAATGGGGGTAACCATAATTCTAATAGAACATGATATGTCTCTTGTTATGAGACTCTCAGAAAAGATTATTGTATTAGATTTTGGGCAAAAGATTGCTGAGGGAAGCCCTGTAGAAATTAGAAATAACCCAAAGGTAATAGAAGCATATTTAGGGAAAGAGGAAGCAGAAATTGCTTAA
- a CDS encoding ABC transporter ATP-binding protein, producing the protein MLKVNNIVLRYGGILALKGVSLEVNKGEIVALIGANGAGKTSVLKAIMAVEKVSSGEVYLDNVLLTGLSTDRIVSMGLCLVPEGRRIFTRMSVHENLLMGAFLRKDKKGIQDDIEKVLALFPRLKERLNQKAGTLSGGEQQMLAIARGMMSRPKYLFLDEPSLGLAPVLVDEIFKIIKEINESGTSLLIVEQNAVKALKIANRGYVIETGNITISGTSEELLNSEHVRAAYLGGY; encoded by the coding sequence TTGCTTAAAGTAAACAATATAGTTTTAAGATATGGTGGAATACTGGCTTTGAAGGGGGTATCCTTGGAAGTAAATAAAGGGGAGATAGTAGCCTTGATAGGAGCTAATGGGGCAGGAAAGACTTCTGTTTTAAAAGCTATTATGGCAGTTGAAAAGGTTTCAAGCGGCGAGGTATATTTGGATAATGTTCTTCTGACAGGACTATCAACTGACAGGATAGTTAGTATGGGGTTGTGTCTTGTTCCTGAGGGCAGGAGGATTTTTACTAGAATGAGCGTTCATGAGAATCTCTTAATGGGTGCCTTTCTTAGAAAAGATAAAAAGGGTATTCAGGATGATATAGAAAAAGTTTTAGCGCTGTTTCCCAGATTAAAGGAGAGGTTAAATCAAAAAGCTGGGACACTGTCGGGGGGAGAACAACAGATGCTTGCAATTGCAAGAGGGATGATGTCGAGGCCAAAATATCTATTTTTAGATGAACCATCTCTTGGTCTTGCGCCGGTTCTGGTTGACGAAATTTTTAAGATTATAAAGGAAATTAACGAATCAGGAACAAGCCTTTTAATAGTTGAACAAAATGCAGTAAAAGCACTAAAAATAGCAAATAGAGGATATGTTATCGAGACGGGAAACATTACTATTTCTGGAACTTCTGAAGAACTTTTAAATTCTGAACACGTAAGAGCAGCCTATCTTGGAGGATATTAA
- a CDS encoding desulfoferrodoxin — protein sequence MATEVLQIYKCETCGNIVMVLHSGVGQLVCCGNPMKLMEENTVDAAVEKHVPVIERKGKEVLVKVGSTPHPMTSSHWIEWIELHVDDSYVLIKRLSFNDKPEATFSLPTEPKSLMAREYCNLHGLWKSEG from the coding sequence ATGGCTACAGAAGTTTTGCAAATTTATAAGTGTGAAACTTGCGGCAATATAGTTATGGTTCTTCACTCTGGAGTGGGCCAGCTCGTTTGCTGTGGAAATCCAATGAAGCTTATGGAAGAGAATACCGTCGATGCTGCGGTTGAAAAGCACGTTCCTGTTATAGAAAGAAAAGGAAAAGAAGTTTTGGTAAAAGTAGGTTCTACTCCTCACCCAATGACCAGTAGCCACTGGATCGAGTGGATAGAGCTTCACGTTGACGACTCATATGTTCTGATAAAAAGACTTAGCTTCAACGATAAACCAGAAGCCACCTTCTCATTACCAACAGAACCAAAAAGCCTTATGGCAAGAGAGTATTGCAACCTTCACGGCCTTTGGAAAAGCGAAGGATAA
- a CDS encoding polysaccharide deacetylase family protein, giving the protein MQSRWIENLLGVRNIKAERFSINSPYVAKDPEMLFYEGTRAMQFVPEPIVWRAKSGKEITWWIGSNEEVLLKGYGKNKVGFRYSKNKSDFDKVLYRGFVFKTQPFFVTSINPEESEVMIAAENNLGSVAPILLRSKNLFFMTSHPFLGPDRKRYMALCDALARFLGVSEEPRPLGLIRLEDIHPMYDIKKLEAVIELLEKREIHFSIGVIPIFVNPAKKINIKLTDDPKLIEILKNAQSHGAQIFIHGLTHQFSGVTAVGYEFFNPRTQKPFPERITLEQLENRIREAKSIIEKAGLKIDGWETPHYMAPPILYKALKDEGIKTIYERVLLVDEIQFNNPLIVHQMLIYPSTYMGLYWIPEDFGYDGYNFTQKTVYNELKKHRAFSRGVVSFFFHSYLGKKQLEALLDSAEKDRVLFVNTNKLLKIYKIIK; this is encoded by the coding sequence ATGCAATCCAGATGGATTGAAAACTTGTTAGGCGTTAGAAATATCAAAGCAGAAAGATTTAGTATAAATTCACCTTATGTAGCAAAAGATCCTGAAATGCTCTTTTACGAGGGTACAAGGGCGATGCAGTTTGTACCAGAACCAATTGTCTGGAGAGCAAAGTCGGGCAAAGAAATTACATGGTGGATCGGTTCAAATGAAGAAGTTCTACTTAAGGGCTACGGAAAAAACAAAGTAGGATTTCGATATTCAAAGAATAAATCTGATTTCGACAAAGTTTTATATAGAGGTTTCGTTTTTAAGACGCAGCCTTTTTTCGTAACATCCATAAATCCAGAGGAATCTGAAGTTATGATTGCAGCAGAAAACAATTTGGGTTCTGTAGCACCTATACTTTTAAGATCAAAGAATCTATTCTTTATGACTTCTCATCCTTTTTTAGGGCCTGATAGAAAAAGATATATGGCGCTTTGTGACGCTCTAGCGAGATTTCTGGGAGTTTCAGAAGAGCCAAGACCCTTAGGGCTCATCAGATTAGAAGATATTCATCCAATGTATGATATTAAAAAGTTAGAAGCAGTAATAGAACTTCTTGAAAAAAGGGAGATTCATTTTTCTATTGGCGTAATACCAATATTTGTAAACCCAGCAAAAAAAATTAACATAAAACTAACTGACGATCCAAAACTCATAGAAATTTTAAAGAACGCTCAATCTCATGGTGCCCAGATATTTATTCATGGTCTCACACACCAATTTTCTGGAGTAACTGCTGTAGGATACGAATTTTTCAATCCTAGAACCCAAAAACCATTTCCAGAGAGAATTACGCTTGAACAGCTCGAAAATAGAATTAGAGAAGCTAAAAGTATAATAGAGAAAGCAGGACTTAAAATTGACGGATGGGAAACCCCTCATTATATGGCACCTCCTATTCTCTATAAAGCGCTCAAAGACGAGGGTATAAAAACGATTTACGAAAGAGTTCTTCTGGTAGATGAAATTCAATTCAACAATCCATTAATAGTTCACCAAATGTTAATATATCCCTCTACTTATATGGGGCTTTACTGGATACCAGAAGACTTTGGGTATGATGGATATAACTTCACCCAAAAAACAGTTTATAATGAACTTAAGAAACATAGAGCCTTTTCAAGAGGGGTGGTTTCATTTTTCTTCCATTCATATTTAGGCAAAAAACAATTAGAGGCTTTATTGGACAGCGCTGAAAAGGATAGAGTTTTGTTTGTTAATACAAATAAACTTTTAAAAATATATAAAATTATAAAGTAA
- a CDS encoding universal stress protein, which translates to MYKKILAAIDGSVHTQKVLDTTIALAKAFDSSVEICHAICMPPMLPDLMGAEVAFMPQMIEDLEKNGKKIIEDARKYLENNGIKDISIFMDIANAANMILERIKSENFDLVVLGSRGLNEFEGFLMGSVSDKISHHAKCSVFIVR; encoded by the coding sequence ATGTATAAAAAAATTCTTGCTGCAATTGACGGTTCAGTACATACCCAAAAGGTCCTTGACACCACAATTGCTCTTGCAAAAGCCTTTGATAGCTCAGTTGAAATCTGCCATGCTATATGTATGCCGCCTATGCTTCCAGATCTGATGGGAGCAGAAGTAGCTTTTATGCCGCAAATGATAGAAGATCTTGAAAAAAATGGTAAAAAAATAATCGAAGACGCCAGAAAATATCTAGAGAATAATGGAATAAAAGACATTTCTATATTTATGGACATAGCAAATGCTGCAAACATGATCCTTGAAAGAATAAAAAGTGAAAACTTTGATCTCGTAGTCCTGGGCAGCAGAGGGTTAAATGAATTTGAAGGATTTTTAATGGGGAGCGTATCGGATAAGATCAGCCATCATGCAAAATGCTCAGTATTTATCGTTAGATAA
- a CDS encoding DsrE family protein, protein MNSVVIHIDTDDSVKLSKAFFSAKNLLETYKDDGVQIVFIANGDGVKLFTKDRENSLKDEMINLHKKGVKFMVSQNALRETHTPLDNVLEFVKIVPSGIVEMVNLSKAGYQYIKA, encoded by the coding sequence ATGAACAGCGTAGTAATACACATTGATACTGACGATAGCGTTAAGCTTTCCAAGGCATTCTTCAGCGCAAAAAATTTGTTGGAAACTTATAAGGATGATGGAGTACAGATTGTATTTATTGCAAACGGCGATGGAGTCAAGCTATTTACAAAGGATAGAGAAAATTCTCTAAAAGATGAAATGATTAACCTACACAAAAAAGGAGTAAAGTTTATGGTTTCACAAAACGCACTGAGAGAAACACACACTCCTTTAGATAACGTACTTGAATTCGTAAAAATAGTCCCATCAGGCATTGTAGAAATGGTAAATCTATCTAAAGCAGGGTATCAATATATAAAGGCATAA
- a CDS encoding DUF3373 family protein — protein MKKFAMFFVVASLLVALAVPAMAGPFSDVPANSWAYKAVQDLAAKGLVIGYGDGTFRGDRLATRYEMAMVVARMLDMYEKGQNAQDQKIQLNANDIATLMKLAEEFKSELASLNVRVAALEKKAALDTVNFTGDARFRLGSEKATFYALPTGGTIVAPLFSGGGTATLNGNTYTYAPGVYGEAISTQYPAPADQKNDTFMRYRIRLNVAAPVADNISFNARLTMEKNAGVNSNGRNNANPLYASLTGYNDDSNTLYVERSYITWTLNPYPVTFVLGRLPTMDTGAYYNNLFMDTGTEGGLVVFDLSNMLPSTSVSAAWVKLFDAGLVTSSQEANGFKDKDVYVLNLKTKLFNNFGLEADYGYADKLTYFGALDNNNVTTGPSGIYGKYDWWAVIGNWNIYNVDMWAGYNGTSTDMPGVGATGAPDLSGTHSLNGGAWRVGATIPLPVGALTGDFWFGDNKWFNPFILNTMGSTEYKDYYNVYYTLPVAKNASLTLNYDYWKGKKPYNTINGYYYTFNPDQIDKDQRYYIQMDVKF, from the coding sequence ATGAAAAAATTCGCTATGTTTTTTGTAGTAGCATCTCTTCTCGTTGCCCTTGCAGTTCCCGCTATGGCAGGACCATTCTCAGATGTACCAGCTAATTCTTGGGCATACAAGGCAGTGCAAGATTTAGCAGCAAAGGGATTGGTCATTGGTTATGGCGATGGAACATTTAGAGGCGACAGACTTGCCACCCGTTATGAGATGGCAATGGTAGTTGCAAGAATGCTTGATATGTATGAAAAGGGTCAAAACGCACAGGATCAAAAGATCCAGCTTAACGCTAACGACATCGCAACGCTTATGAAGTTAGCAGAAGAGTTTAAGTCAGAACTCGCATCTTTAAACGTCAGAGTTGCAGCGCTCGAGAAAAAGGCAGCTCTTGACACTGTGAACTTCACAGGAGACGCAAGATTTAGACTCGGAAGCGAAAAGGCAACGTTTTATGCACTACCTACAGGTGGAACAATAGTTGCGCCATTGTTTTCAGGTGGTGGAACAGCGACTTTGAATGGTAATACTTATACTTACGCACCTGGAGTATATGGAGAAGCAATCAGCACTCAGTATCCCGCACCAGCAGATCAAAAGAACGATACCTTTATGCGTTACAGAATCAGACTAAACGTTGCAGCGCCAGTTGCTGACAACATCAGCTTCAATGCAAGACTTACTATGGAGAAGAATGCAGGAGTAAACAGCAATGGACGAAACAATGCAAACCCACTTTATGCATCCCTTACCGGTTACAATGATGATAGCAATACTCTTTATGTAGAGAGATCCTACATCACATGGACTCTTAACCCATATCCTGTAACATTCGTTCTCGGCAGACTTCCTACCATGGATACTGGAGCATATTACAACAACTTGTTTATGGACACAGGCACAGAAGGCGGCCTTGTAGTATTTGACCTTAGCAATATGCTTCCATCAACATCAGTTTCAGCAGCATGGGTAAAGCTCTTTGACGCAGGCTTGGTTACCTCTTCGCAAGAGGCAAATGGCTTCAAAGACAAGGATGTATACGTTCTAAATTTGAAGACAAAGCTCTTTAATAACTTTGGTTTGGAAGCAGACTATGGTTATGCTGACAAGCTAACATATTTTGGCGCACTCGATAATAATAACGTTACAACTGGACCAAGCGGCATTTATGGCAAGTATGATTGGTGGGCAGTCATAGGTAATTGGAATATCTACAACGTAGATATGTGGGCAGGTTACAATGGCACATCTACAGATATGCCAGGAGTTGGAGCTACTGGTGCACCAGATCTTAGTGGCACCCATTCTTTAAATGGCGGCGCATGGAGAGTTGGAGCTACCATTCCTCTTCCAGTTGGCGCACTTACAGGAGACTTCTGGTTTGGCGACAACAAGTGGTTTAACCCATTCATACTTAACACAATGGGTTCCACAGAGTATAAGGACTACTACAACGTATACTACACGCTCCCGGTCGCAAAGAACGCATCTCTTACCCTTAACTATGACTACTGGAAGGGCAAGAAGCCATATAACACCATTAACGGCTATTACTATACCTTTAACCCAGATCAGATTGACAAGGATCAAAGATACTACATCCAGATGGACGTAAAGTTTTAA
- a CDS encoding HNH endonuclease: protein MLLVWKKKAEVIEYNGHFLREDIRLPCVIKLDRNIFLPHKDVALTRRNIIARDQNTCQYCGKKSSNLTVDHVIPKSRGGELSWENVVAACQACNLKKGNRTPEEANMKLLRPPKKPKIPSNLLDIVRFAKSQYHEWIKYIPKKYFS from the coding sequence GTGTTACTTGTTTGGAAGAAAAAAGCAGAAGTTATCGAATACAATGGTCACTTTTTAAGAGAAGATATAAGGCTTCCATGTGTGATAAAGCTCGATAGAAATATATTTTTGCCGCACAAAGACGTAGCACTAACGAGAAGAAATATAATTGCAAGGGATCAAAATACGTGTCAATACTGTGGCAAAAAGTCCTCGAATCTTACAGTAGATCACGTAATACCAAAATCTAGAGGAGGAGAACTTTCCTGGGAAAACGTAGTGGCTGCCTGTCAGGCATGTAATCTAAAAAAGGGTAACAGAACACCTGAAGAGGCTAATATGAAGCTTCTAAGACCCCCAAAAAAGCCAAAAATTCCGTCAAATCTCCTTGATATTGTTAGATTTGCAAAAAGCCAGTATCATGAATGGATAAAATATATACCTAAGAAATATTTCTCATAG
- a CDS encoding tRNA (cytidine(34)-2'-O)-methyltransferase — protein MKVVLVEPEIPQNTGNIGRLCVAAGVSLVIVGPTGFILNDKRLKRAGMDYWKYLDFTFYPTFDEARDDFDLKNIFLFTPSGKNVYTKGRYSKESILIFGKESSGLDEKILQEFEEKTYYIPMKKQARSLNLANSVAIVLYEALRQIENW, from the coding sequence ATGAAAGTTGTATTGGTTGAACCTGAAATTCCACAAAATACAGGTAACATAGGCAGATTGTGTGTAGCTGCAGGAGTTTCATTAGTCATAGTAGGACCCACAGGCTTTATACTAAACGACAAGAGGTTAAAAAGAGCCGGAATGGATTACTGGAAATATCTTGATTTTACATTTTACCCAACTTTTGACGAAGCAAGAGATGATTTTGACCTAAAAAATATCTTTCTTTTTACTCCTTCTGGAAAAAATGTTTATACAAAAGGACGTTATTCTAAGGAAAGTATCCTGATATTTGGCAAGGAAAGCAGTGGTTTAGATGAAAAAATACTTCAAGAATTTGAAGAAAAAACTTACTATATTCCGATGAAAAAACAGGCAAGATCTCTAAATCTTGCTAATAGCGTAGCAATAGTTTTATACGAGGCACTAAGACAGATAGAAAATTGGTAA
- a CDS encoding P-II family nitrogen regulator, translating to MKKIEAIIRPYKLDEVKAALTEMGVMGMTITEVKGYGRQRGHTERYRGSEYVVDLLSKIKIEVVIPEDEVEGVVQTIIDSARTGEVGDGKIFISSVDEVIRIRTEERGEAAV from the coding sequence ATGAAAAAGATAGAAGCAATTATTAGACCTTATAAACTTGATGAAGTGAAGGCTGCCCTTACTGAAATGGGCGTAATGGGAATGACAATTACTGAAGTAAAGGGTTACGGGCGCCAGAGAGGTCATACTGAAAGATATAGAGGTTCTGAATATGTTGTCGATCTTTTGTCAAAGATAAAGATTGAGGTAGTAATTCCAGAAGACGAGGTGGAGGGCGTAGTTCAAACCATTATAGATTCTGCAAGAACAGGTGAGGTAGGAGATGGCAAGATATTTATAAGTTCAGTGGATGAGGTTATTAGAATTAGAACTGAGGAAAGAGGGGAGGCCGCTGTTTGA
- the lysA gene encoding diaminopimelate decarboxylase has product MKLYPQTFERRDGLCYIGGISIKDLVQKYYTPLYIVCAQTVKSRVESFKESFKKYLPFESRIAFAGKSLCVTGFLKKLKELDTWLDVVSGGELYTAIKAGFDMKRIYFHGNNKSFEELEFAIKSNVGYIVVDGFSEIEKIRELSKKYNYIPCMIRISPGIEAHTHEFIKTGKIDSKFGFPIGEDAIKAVKELSSIDSVKFKGIHAHIGSQIFDSKPYVELVNVMFDFANKLNNEGFTLENINFGGGFGIAYTEEDYPLSIEEFVKDISLEIVKNMKKYSMKDLAFTVEPGRSIAGPSGITVYRVGSIKKINGFVPYVAVDGGMADNPRYALYKAKYHAELDEKTEIFQEVKIVGRFCESGDMLIEKIMLPEVNVGDLLLVFATGAYNYSMASNYNRFGRPAMVMVEDGKDTLIVRRETYEDIVSHDM; this is encoded by the coding sequence TTGAAGCTTTACCCCCAAACGTTTGAAAGAAGAGATGGGCTTTGTTATATTGGCGGTATAAGTATAAAGGATCTGGTACAAAAGTATTACACTCCTTTATATATAGTGTGTGCTCAGACTGTAAAATCTAGAGTTGAGAGCTTTAAAGAAAGCTTCAAAAAATACCTCCCTTTCGAATCCAGGATAGCCTTTGCGGGGAAATCACTTTGCGTAACTGGATTTTTAAAAAAGCTTAAAGAACTTGATACGTGGCTTGACGTAGTTTCTGGAGGAGAATTATATACTGCTATTAAAGCTGGTTTCGATATGAAAAGAATATATTTTCATGGAAACAATAAATCCTTTGAAGAGCTTGAGTTTGCTATTAAATCAAATGTTGGTTATATAGTGGTTGATGGCTTTTCTGAGATAGAGAAGATTAGAGAGCTTTCTAAAAAATATAACTATATTCCCTGTATGATTAGAATTTCTCCTGGCATAGAAGCCCACACTCACGAATTTATAAAAACAGGCAAAATAGATTCTAAATTTGGCTTTCCTATAGGAGAAGATGCTATAAAAGCTGTAAAGGAATTATCCTCAATAGATAGTGTTAAATTTAAAGGAATTCACGCCCATATTGGTTCTCAGATATTTGACTCGAAGCCTTACGTCGAGTTGGTAAACGTGATGTTTGACTTTGCAAATAAGCTAAATAATGAGGGTTTTACTTTAGAGAACATAAATTTTGGTGGAGGATTTGGAATAGCATATACAGAAGAAGATTATCCTCTTTCTATTGAAGAGTTCGTTAAAGACATATCACTAGAAATAGTTAAAAATATGAAGAAATATAGTATGAAAGATTTGGCCTTTACTGTTGAACCTGGCAGATCTATAGCTGGGCCTTCTGGAATAACCGTTTACAGGGTTGGTTCAATTAAAAAGATTAACGGATTTGTGCCCTATGTGGCAGTCGATGGCGGTATGGCAGATAACCCAAGATATGCTCTATATAAGGCAAAGTATCACGCAGAACTTGACGAAAAGACTGAAATATTTCAGGAAGTGAAAATAGTTGGCAGATTTTGTGAATCTGGGGATATGCTTATTGAGAAGATAATGTTGCCGGAAGTTAATGTAGGAGACTTGTTATTGGTTTTTGCAACCGGCGCATACAATTACTCTATGGCGAGCAATTATAATAGATTTGGCCGTCCTGCTATGGTGATGGTGGAGGATGGGAAAGATACTCTTATCGTAAGAAGGGAAACTTATGAAGATATCGTTTCTCATGATATGTAG
- a CDS encoding polysaccharide deacetylase family protein yields MKFLNIKVIVPAILIFLVIGGLIWHFSHRAEHLSFVQVDKQNTDNITNQIRSKLTGDVLDVKSASDGFITGAWIALKVNPQSDASFESESKEIFSSLFSIPGLDFVEISFIERPAIHKYGYGEIFTALSTHNAFKNNVPLEDCGYFWSWNNGKPYYNGKDPFNKVEQALPIKQGEKRIFLTFDDGPFPLYSLLLADLIRHYGHATFFLVGKMLEVRPYIGKILQDWGIEIGYHSEDHYNFNKLDNAMAKDEITLETATFKAAGLDLSKIKWFRPPGGDLDSQKENLVKDLGLKVAWWNVNTADYKKETTREQIASSYLSGLKDGNVFLGHQGLLKTIQALEVVLPIMKSKGYSFESL; encoded by the coding sequence ATGAAATTTTTAAATATAAAGGTCATTGTGCCTGCTATTTTGATTTTTCTTGTTATAGGCGGCTTAATATGGCACTTTTCGCACAGAGCTGAGCACCTATCCTTTGTTCAAGTTGATAAACAAAATACCGATAACATTACAAACCAAATAAGGTCAAAGTTAACAGGTGATGTTCTTGACGTAAAGTCTGCTTCTGATGGATTTATAACAGGAGCATGGATAGCCTTGAAAGTGAATCCACAGAGCGATGCTTCATTTGAGTCAGAATCAAAAGAGATATTTTCTTCTTTGTTTTCTATTCCAGGGCTTGATTTTGTAGAGATAAGCTTTATAGAAAGGCCTGCTATTCATAAGTATGGTTATGGTGAAATATTTACTGCGCTTTCCACGCATAATGCTTTTAAGAATAACGTTCCTCTTGAAGACTGCGGTTATTTTTGGTCCTGGAACAATGGCAAGCCTTATTACAATGGTAAGGATCCCTTTAATAAGGTTGAGCAGGCACTCCCTATAAAACAGGGTGAGAAAAGGATATTTTTGACGTTTGACGATGGGCCGTTTCCCTTGTATTCGCTTTTGCTTGCTGATTTGATAAGACATTACGGTCATGCTACGTTTTTTTTGGTTGGCAAGATGCTTGAAGTAAGACCGTATATAGGGAAGATCTTGCAGGATTGGGGTATTGAAATTGGATATCATTCAGAAGATCACTATAACTTTAATAAATTAGATAACGCTATGGCAAAGGATGAAATTACTCTTGAAACCGCTACCTTTAAAGCTGCAGGCTTGGATTTGTCTAAAATCAAGTGGTTTAGACCTCCTGGTGGAGATCTTGACAGTCAGAAGGAGAATCTTGTGAAAGATCTGGGACTAAAAGTAGCGTGGTGGAATGTGAACACGGCAGATTACAAAAAAGAAACTACCAGAGAACAAATAGCAAGTTCATACCTTTCTGGTTTGAAGGATGGGAATGTGTTTCTTGGGCATCAAGGTCTCTTAAAGACTATCCAGGCCCTTGAAGTAGTTTTGCCAATTATGAAATCAAAAGGCTATAGTTTTGAAAGTTTATGA
- a CDS encoding phosphoglucosamine mutase, protein MALFGTDGIRGKIGSDLSAKLCFDVSRAFGHYLRKTLPGLPVLLGKDTRFSGDMIESAISAGLSSQGVEVIKLGVITTPGLQYLCAYKECAGVMITASHNLAADNGIKLFSKGGLKLSPEEESYLEGFMNSDFKEEPPARIYEEDKFVEIYLNYLRERSRGIIVKGIVLDCANGSTVRFAPGLFNYLHPDFLYTAGCYPDGYNINLNCGSTHPDVICDLVRGLNKRSTIGFAFDGDGDRVIACDDRGMIVDGDDFLAVLSLWLKVVVGKRKFSVVGTVMTNRGLEEFLKKESILFYRSKVGDKNVYSMMKEKGALLGAETSGHVIIDGELCGDGMLAAIYLLRGVHELGLKRLNLFKKHFQIMKSVRLESRISSLNQEIIEKIEEFQKNFNGRIVVRPSGTEPLVRIMVESKSLEEAQLACLDICNMFEKKEFKTVS, encoded by the coding sequence TTGGCTCTTTTTGGTACAGATGGCATAAGAGGAAAGATTGGCTCAGATTTAAGCGCGAAGTTATGCTTCGATGTTAGTAGGGCTTTTGGGCATTACTTAAGAAAGACCCTGCCGGGTTTACCTGTTCTCCTTGGGAAGGATACGAGATTTTCTGGGGATATGATTGAGTCTGCTATTTCTGCGGGGCTTAGCTCTCAGGGAGTTGAAGTTATAAAATTGGGCGTAATAACTACGCCAGGACTTCAATATTTGTGTGCCTATAAAGAGTGTGCTGGCGTAATGATAACAGCTTCTCATAACTTAGCGGCAGACAATGGCATAAAGCTCTTTTCTAAAGGTGGTCTCAAGCTCAGTCCTGAGGAAGAATCTTATCTTGAAGGTTTTATGAATAGTGATTTTAAAGAAGAGCCTCCAGCAAGAATTTATGAAGAGGACAAATTTGTCGAGATTTATCTTAACTACCTGAGGGAAAGGTCAAGAGGGATTATTGTAAAGGGTATTGTTTTAGATTGTGCCAATGGTTCTACTGTTCGCTTTGCACCTGGACTTTTCAATTACCTTCATCCAGATTTTTTGTATACTGCAGGTTGCTATCCCGATGGATACAATATAAACCTTAATTGTGGAAGCACCCATCCTGATGTTATTTGTGATCTTGTGAGAGGACTAAACAAGCGTTCGACAATCGGATTTGCTTTTGATGGTGATGGTGACAGGGTTATAGCCTGTGATGACAGGGGAATGATAGTTGATGGTGATGATTTCCTTGCGGTGCTTTCTTTATGGTTAAAGGTGGTAGTGGGCAAGAGAAAATTTTCTGTGGTTGGAACTGTTATGACAAATAGAGGACTCGAAGAATTTTTAAAAAAAGAAAGTATCCTTTTTTATAGATCGAAGGTAGGAGATAAAAATGTATACAGTATGATGAAAGAAAAGGGAGCGCTTCTTGGAGCAGAGACCAGCGGGCATGTAATTATAGATGGTGAGTTATGTGGCGATGGGATGCTGGCCGCGATATACCTGTTAAGAGGTGTTCATGAACTTGGTCTCAAAAGGTTGAATCTTTTTAAAAAGCATTTTCAAATTATGAAGAGCGTTAGGTTAGAATCAAGAATTTCTTCGTTGAATCAGGAAATAATTGAGAAAATAGAGGAGTTTCAGAAGAATTTTAATGGCAGAATAGTAGTGAGACCATCAGGGACAGAACCTCTTGTAAGGATTATGGTAGAGTCTAAAAGTTTAGAGGAAGCACAACTTGCCTGTCTAGACATTTGTAATATGTTTGAGAAGAAAGAATTTAAAACTGTTAGTTAA